One region of Populus trichocarpa isolate Nisqually-1 chromosome 4, P.trichocarpa_v4.1, whole genome shotgun sequence genomic DNA includes:
- the LOC7468388 gene encoding protein NSP-INTERACTING KINASE 1 isoform X2: MTSMAMRIREVGLHFVVFLWFSTTANGLLSPKGVNYEVQALIGIKASLHDPHGVLDNWDGDAVDPCSWTMVTCSPESLVIGLGTPSQNLSGTLSPTIGNLTNLQTVLLQSNNITGTIPAEIARLSKLHTLDLSDNFFTGKIPSSLGHLRSLEYMRLNNNSLSGEFPLSLANMTQLVLLDLSFNNLSGPVPRFPTKTFSIAGNPLICPTGSEPECFGTTLMPMSMNLNSTQTLPSNKPKSHKIAVAFGSSVGSASLIILVFGLFLWWRRRHNQPTFFDVKDRQHEEVSLGNLRRFQFRELQISTNNFSNKNILGKGGFGIVYKGILHDGTVVAVKRLKDGNAIGGEIQFQTEVEMISLAVHRNLLRLYGFCMTPTERLLVYPYMSNGSVALRLKGKPVLDWGTRKRIALGAARGLLYLHEQCDPKIIHRDVKAANILLDDYCEAVVGDFGLAKLLDHQDSHVTTAVRGTVGHIAPEYLSTGQSSEKTDVFGFGILLLELITGQRAIEFGKAANQKGAMLDWVKKIHQEKKLEMLVDKDIKGNYDRIELEEMVQVALLSTQYLPSHRPKMSEVVRMLEGDGLAERWEASQRAEATKSKPHEFSSSDRYSDLTDDSSLLVQAMELSGPR, encoded by the exons ATGACTTCAATGGCAATGAGGATAAGAGAAGTTGGTCTCCATTTTGTGGTTTTCTTGTGGTTTTCGACCACTGCAAATGGATTGTTGTCTCCTAAAGGAGTAAATTATGAAG TTCAAGCTTTAATCGGAATAAAAGCTTCTTTACATGATCCTCATGGGGTTCTTGATAATTGGGATGGAGATGCTGTTGATCCATGTAGCTGGACCATGGTAACTTGCTCTCCTGAGAGTCTTGTCATTGGCCT GGGAACTCCTAGCCAGAATTTATCTGGAACTCTTTCTCCAACTATTGGCAACTTGACAAATCTTCAGACTGT GCTCCTGCAAAGCAATAATATCACAGGAACAATTCCTGCAGAAATAGCACGGCTCTCAAAGCTTCACACACTTGATCTTTCTGATAATTTCTTTACTGGGAAAATTCCTTCCTCTTTAGGCCATCTGAGGAGTCTAGAATACAT GAGGCTAAATAATAACAGTCTCTCTGGAGAATTCCCATTGTCATTGGCTAACATGACCCAGCTTGTGTTACT TGACTTGTCATTCAATAACCTGAGTGGCCCTGTACCAAGATTTCCTACCAAAACATTCAG CATTGCTGGAAACCCTCTAATCTGCCCAACAGGTTCTGAACCAGAATGCTTTGGGACAACACTAATGCCAATGTCCATGAACTTGAATAGCACACAAA CTCTACCTTCAAACAAACCAAAGAGTCACAAAATAGCTGTTGCATTTGGCTCAAGCGTTGGTTCTGCCTCACTTATCATTCTTGTGTTTGGATTATTTTTGTGGTGGAGGCGAAGGCACAATCAACCGACGTTTTTCGATGTTAAAG ATCGCCAGCATGAGGAAGTTTCTCTTGGAAACTTGAGGAGGTTCCAGTTTAGGGAACTTCAGATTTCGACAAACAATTTTAGCAATAAGAACATACTTGGAAAGGGAGGTTTTGGCATTGTGTACAAAGGGATTCTCCATGATGGGACTGTTGTAGCTGTCAAGAGGCTTAAAGATGGAAATGCCATTGGAGGAGAGATTCAATTCCAAACTGAAGTTGAGATGATCAGCTTAGCAGTGCACCGGAACCTCCTTAGGCTCTATGGATTTTGTATGACACCAACAGAAAGACTTCTAGTTTATCCATACATGTCCAATGGCAGCGTAGCTTTGCGTCTCAAAG GCAAACCAGTCTTGGATTGGGGCACCAGGAAGAGAATTGCTCTAGGAGCTGCGAGGGGACTATTGTACCTCCATGAGCAGTGTGATCCAAAGATAATCCACAGGGATGTTAAGGCTGCAAATATATTGCTTGATGATTATTGTGAGGCTGTAGTAGGTGATTTTGGGTTGGCAAAGCTTTTAGATCACCAAGATTCACATGTCACGACTGCTGTCAGAGGCACCGTTGGGCATATAGCACCTGAATATCTTTCAACTGGTCAATCCTCGGAGAAAACTGATGTTTTTGGATTCGGAATTCTGCTTCTTGAATTAATCACAGGCCAAAGAGCAATAGAATTTGGCAAGGCAGCGAACCAGAAAGGAGCCATGCTAGACTGG GTAAAGAAAATTCATCAGGAGAAAAAGCTTGAAATGCTTGTAGACAAGGATATAAAGGGAAATTATGATAGAATTGAGCTTGAAGAAATGGTACAAGTTGCCCTCTTGAGCACCCAATACCTTCCTAGCCATAGACCCAAAATGTCTGAAGTAGTCAGAATGCTTGAAGGAGATGGTCTTGCAGAGAGATGGGAAGCTTCTCAAAGAGCAGAAGCAACTAAGTCCAAACCCCACGAGTTCTCCTCGTCGGATCGATATTCTGATCTCACTGATGACTCTTCATTACTAGTCCAGGCAATGGAGCTCTCTGGTCCAAGGTGA
- the LOC7468388 gene encoding protein NSP-INTERACTING KINASE 1 isoform X1 has protein sequence MTSMAMRIREVGLHFVVFLWFSTTANGLLSPKGVNYEVQALIGIKASLHDPHGVLDNWDGDAVDPCSWTMVTCSPESLVIGLGTPSQNLSGTLSPTIGNLTNLQTVLLQSNNITGTIPAEIARLSKLHTLDLSDNFFTGKIPSSLGHLRSLEYMRLNNNSLSGEFPLSLANMTQLVLLDLSFNNLSGPVPRFPTKTFSIAGNPLICPTGSEPECFGTTLMPMSMNLNSTQTALPSNKPKSHKIAVAFGSSVGSASLIILVFGLFLWWRRRHNQPTFFDVKDRQHEEVSLGNLRRFQFRELQISTNNFSNKNILGKGGFGIVYKGILHDGTVVAVKRLKDGNAIGGEIQFQTEVEMISLAVHRNLLRLYGFCMTPTERLLVYPYMSNGSVALRLKGKPVLDWGTRKRIALGAARGLLYLHEQCDPKIIHRDVKAANILLDDYCEAVVGDFGLAKLLDHQDSHVTTAVRGTVGHIAPEYLSTGQSSEKTDVFGFGILLLELITGQRAIEFGKAANQKGAMLDWVKKIHQEKKLEMLVDKDIKGNYDRIELEEMVQVALLSTQYLPSHRPKMSEVVRMLEGDGLAERWEASQRAEATKSKPHEFSSSDRYSDLTDDSSLLVQAMELSGPR, from the exons ATGACTTCAATGGCAATGAGGATAAGAGAAGTTGGTCTCCATTTTGTGGTTTTCTTGTGGTTTTCGACCACTGCAAATGGATTGTTGTCTCCTAAAGGAGTAAATTATGAAG TTCAAGCTTTAATCGGAATAAAAGCTTCTTTACATGATCCTCATGGGGTTCTTGATAATTGGGATGGAGATGCTGTTGATCCATGTAGCTGGACCATGGTAACTTGCTCTCCTGAGAGTCTTGTCATTGGCCT GGGAACTCCTAGCCAGAATTTATCTGGAACTCTTTCTCCAACTATTGGCAACTTGACAAATCTTCAGACTGT GCTCCTGCAAAGCAATAATATCACAGGAACAATTCCTGCAGAAATAGCACGGCTCTCAAAGCTTCACACACTTGATCTTTCTGATAATTTCTTTACTGGGAAAATTCCTTCCTCTTTAGGCCATCTGAGGAGTCTAGAATACAT GAGGCTAAATAATAACAGTCTCTCTGGAGAATTCCCATTGTCATTGGCTAACATGACCCAGCTTGTGTTACT TGACTTGTCATTCAATAACCTGAGTGGCCCTGTACCAAGATTTCCTACCAAAACATTCAG CATTGCTGGAAACCCTCTAATCTGCCCAACAGGTTCTGAACCAGAATGCTTTGGGACAACACTAATGCCAATGTCCATGAACTTGAATAGCACACAAA CAGCTCTACCTTCAAACAAACCAAAGAGTCACAAAATAGCTGTTGCATTTGGCTCAAGCGTTGGTTCTGCCTCACTTATCATTCTTGTGTTTGGATTATTTTTGTGGTGGAGGCGAAGGCACAATCAACCGACGTTTTTCGATGTTAAAG ATCGCCAGCATGAGGAAGTTTCTCTTGGAAACTTGAGGAGGTTCCAGTTTAGGGAACTTCAGATTTCGACAAACAATTTTAGCAATAAGAACATACTTGGAAAGGGAGGTTTTGGCATTGTGTACAAAGGGATTCTCCATGATGGGACTGTTGTAGCTGTCAAGAGGCTTAAAGATGGAAATGCCATTGGAGGAGAGATTCAATTCCAAACTGAAGTTGAGATGATCAGCTTAGCAGTGCACCGGAACCTCCTTAGGCTCTATGGATTTTGTATGACACCAACAGAAAGACTTCTAGTTTATCCATACATGTCCAATGGCAGCGTAGCTTTGCGTCTCAAAG GCAAACCAGTCTTGGATTGGGGCACCAGGAAGAGAATTGCTCTAGGAGCTGCGAGGGGACTATTGTACCTCCATGAGCAGTGTGATCCAAAGATAATCCACAGGGATGTTAAGGCTGCAAATATATTGCTTGATGATTATTGTGAGGCTGTAGTAGGTGATTTTGGGTTGGCAAAGCTTTTAGATCACCAAGATTCACATGTCACGACTGCTGTCAGAGGCACCGTTGGGCATATAGCACCTGAATATCTTTCAACTGGTCAATCCTCGGAGAAAACTGATGTTTTTGGATTCGGAATTCTGCTTCTTGAATTAATCACAGGCCAAAGAGCAATAGAATTTGGCAAGGCAGCGAACCAGAAAGGAGCCATGCTAGACTGG GTAAAGAAAATTCATCAGGAGAAAAAGCTTGAAATGCTTGTAGACAAGGATATAAAGGGAAATTATGATAGAATTGAGCTTGAAGAAATGGTACAAGTTGCCCTCTTGAGCACCCAATACCTTCCTAGCCATAGACCCAAAATGTCTGAAGTAGTCAGAATGCTTGAAGGAGATGGTCTTGCAGAGAGATGGGAAGCTTCTCAAAGAGCAGAAGCAACTAAGTCCAAACCCCACGAGTTCTCCTCGTCGGATCGATATTCTGATCTCACTGATGACTCTTCATTACTAGTCCAGGCAATGGAGCTCTCTGGTCCAAGGTGA